Genomic DNA from Fibrobacter sp. UWEL:
GTAGTCGCTGTCACCTTTGCTGGCGCGGTCGTTAGTTTCGCCTACTTTTAGGTAGGGGTCTTCGCGGCGCAAAATCTTGGTCTGCCAGAATCGATTGAGGTCGTGGCTCAAGGTGCCGGTGGAGACTAATCCCAATCGGTACTGCTTGCTGATATTCTCGAATTCAATAGCTGTGGCCATATTATGGTAATATAATAAAAGTCGAGAGACTATGCGTCAGAACAGGAAGGGTTAATTCCCATATAGAAAGTGATCATATTGGATGCTTCTTTGTCTAAGAAGTGTGTTTAGACTGTCCAAACCGTAGATTTCGAGCATTGTTTTTTCGTTGGAAAATAACGAACGGCCTAAGCCAAAGCCGTGATGGGGTAATTCCCATCCTAAAGCTTCAAGTATGGATGGGGCGTAATCAAGATTTGAAAAGCTCCGTTGGCTGTTTTTGTTTTCAAAACCGGAATTGATGAAAAAAGCAGTTGTGTAGAGTTCCTCATTTTGAGGTAATCCTGCTTTTGCTGCTAGTCCTTGAATGATGTGGTCTCCGACAACGGCAACAACTGTATTCTCAAACCATGATTGCTTTTGTATCCAAGATAGGAATTCACCTATCATGGATGAAGAACATCGCAGAACGTTCTTGTATTGATTTTCTTCGTTATGTTGGCATGAACTGTCTAGGTATCCATCTGGTTGATGGGTGTCAATCGTAGAAATATATAAGGCAAATGGGTTGGACAATTTAGCTAACGAGTCAAGGGATTGTTGTGCGAAGGCTAATGTTTTTTTGTCTTCCATTCCCCAAAAGACATTATAATTGGGTGGGATTTCTTTTGTTCTTTCATAATGCAGATTGTCTCTAATCTCTACATTTCCGTGTGCTGTCCAAAAATCTCTAATTTGTGTAAAGTTTGCGCTAGACCCTTGAATTGAGAGCTGATTGTATCTTGCATTTTTCATTAAATCCATTATGCAAATTGCATTGGGGAGGTAGGTTGGTAATTTCCCTGTGTATTCCTCATCTGTTAGAGGCATGTTTAATGGTATTCCGCATAATGCTGATGTAATTCCTGCAATTGTCCAACTGGTTCCAGAGACACTTGTTCCTCCTGGATTGAATGAAATCCCTTTTTCTTTCCAAGAATTTAATTCCGGA
This window encodes:
- a CDS encoding LTA synthase family protein is translated as MSNYLIHFILSLFFAESLLFLFRHRLSPLYLTLGLLIVPATSYALFYNFNLGLIQSNLVYAIGYAGALWAVFSFFLLTSFHRDHIHDNQKFVIIKEIILLFIQCILIVLFFIVPWAIDTFPLSNPEAVLFTLFSPITGANNFIVDTFKEKVITSSLTTFFSLLAIQQIISQSLFKFKISGSFHKGPLSFHLSSDKNRKMSFFHVTKLTSFLLFGVVFINLLLLPCIIKNAPFEALFGSKIDSTLYKKHFEDPKEAISLAQKNLIVIFLESMTNNFSKYTPELNSWKEKGISFNPGGTSVSGTSWTIAGITSALCGIPLNMPLTDEEYTGKLPTYLPNAICIMDLMKNARYNQLSIQGSSANFTQIRDFWTAHGNVEIRDNLHYERTKEIPPNYNVFWGMEDKKTLAFAQQSLDSLAKLSNPFALYISTIDTHQPDGYLDSSCQHNEENQYKNVLRCSSSMIGEFLSWIQKQSWFENTVVAVVGDHIIQGLAAKAGLPQNEELYTTAFFINSGFENKNSQRSFSNLDYAPSILEALGWELPHHGFGLGRSLFSNEKTMLEIYGLDSLNTLLRQRSIQYDHFLYGN